A portion of the Pseudomonas sp. PSE14 genome contains these proteins:
- a CDS encoding CDGSH iron-sulfur domain-containing protein: MTEALIAQRGPYAVEVHAGEDYFWCRCGRSANQPFCDGSHKGTGLFPLKYHAPRDELLFFCGCKHTHTPPCCDGTHASL; this comes from the coding sequence ATGACCGAGGCGCTGATTGCCCAGCGCGGACCCTATGCGGTGGAGGTCCACGCCGGCGAAGACTATTTCTGGTGCCGCTGCGGCCGTAGCGCCAACCAGCCGTTCTGCGACGGCTCGCACAAGGGCACCGGCCTGTTTCCGCTGAAGTACCACGCACCGCGGGACGAGCTGCTGTTCTTCTGCGGCTGCAAGCACACCCACACGCCGCCGTGCTGCGACGGGACCCACGCATCCCTCTGA
- a CDS encoding YciC family protein: MNPISVLRDTWFFFTRHIGTLLPLCLPWIIVETLVQQQIDVNVDSQNFAPWGMAAGLVFYPLYTASLILFMIDAGEGRERGVRELWNAALRLWPAFALLSALSSLLILVGLALYVLPGLFFMVKMTFSEFLLVQRGNSPIDAMRESFRLTTGHFFLLLTTTLVILAPVWMAEGWISQVAQDSPGLGVLLHSLSGFFQLLVTVAAYRIFILGPGREENEGREA, encoded by the coding sequence ATGAATCCCATCTCAGTCCTGCGCGACACCTGGTTCTTCTTCACCCGTCACATCGGCACGCTGCTACCGCTGTGCCTGCCGTGGATCATCGTGGAAACGCTGGTCCAGCAGCAGATCGACGTCAACGTCGACTCGCAGAACTTCGCGCCCTGGGGCATGGCCGCCGGGCTGGTGTTCTATCCGCTGTACACGGCCAGCCTGATTCTCTTCATGATCGATGCCGGCGAGGGGCGCGAGCGGGGAGTCCGCGAGCTGTGGAATGCGGCGCTGCGGTTGTGGCCGGCGTTCGCCCTGCTCTCGGCGCTGAGCTCGCTGCTGATCCTGGTGGGCCTGGCGCTCTACGTGCTGCCGGGACTGTTCTTCATGGTCAAGATGACCTTTTCCGAATTCCTCCTGGTGCAGCGCGGCAACTCGCCCATCGACGCCATGCGCGAGAGCTTCCGCCTGACCACCGGGCACTTCTTCCTGCTGCTCACCACCACCCTGGTGATCCTCGCGCCGGTCTGGATGGCGGAGGGCTGGATCAGCCAGGTCGCCCAGGACTCGCCCGGCCTGGGCGTGCTGCTGCACTCGCTCAGCGGTTTCTTCCAGTTGCTGGTGACGGTGGCGGCCTACCGCATCTTCATCCTCGGCCCCGGGCGCGAGGAAAACGAAGGGCGCGAGGCCTGA
- a CDS encoding VOC family protein, protein MSDQPSYPPSCISHISIGTNDYARAKAFYDAVLPSLGCQPIMEHPGAVAYGREFPEFWVQTPIDGRPASVGNGTHVGFMANSREEVDAFYRAAIAAGATDEGAPGPRPLYGDPYYGCFIRDLDGHKVEASFWDMALAGGGFDSHSH, encoded by the coding sequence GTGAGCGACCAACCGAGCTACCCGCCCAGTTGCATTTCGCACATTTCCATTGGCACCAATGACTACGCCCGCGCCAAGGCGTTCTACGACGCGGTGCTGCCCAGCCTGGGCTGCCAGCCGATCATGGAACACCCCGGCGCCGTGGCCTACGGCCGCGAATTTCCGGAGTTCTGGGTACAGACACCGATCGACGGGCGACCCGCCAGCGTCGGCAACGGCACCCACGTCGGCTTCATGGCCAACTCCCGCGAGGAAGTGGACGCCTTCTACCGCGCGGCGATAGCCGCCGGCGCCACCGACGAAGGCGCCCCCGGCCCGCGTCCGCTCTATGGCGATCCCTACTACGGCTGCTTCATCCGCGATCTGGACGGGCACAAGGTCGAAGCCTCGTTCTGGGACATGGCGCTGGCGGGCGGCGGATTCGACTCGCACTCGCATTGA
- a CDS encoding DEAD/DEAH box helicase, protein MTFATLGLIDPLLRALDGLGYQNPTAVQAQAIPAVLKGRDLLAAAQTGTGKTAGFALPLLQKLLQEGPQVAANSIRALVLVPTRELAEQVHESFRAYGQHVPLRTAVAYGGVSINPQMMKLRKGVDVLVATPGRLLDLYRQNALKFTQLQALVLDEADRMLDLGFARELDEVFAALPKRRQTLLFSATFSDAIRQMARNLLRDPLTIDVAPRNTAARTVKQHLVTVDKKRKAELFLHLLREQGWRQALVFAKTRKGVDELVGLLQQEGIRADSIHGDKPQPARLRALARFKAGEVDFLIATDVAARGLDIEEMPLVVNFDLPIVPEDYVHRIGRTGRAGATGQAISLVCADEVQQLAAIETLIGQTLQRRDEDGFEPDHRVPVTAPGGQVLKKPKKPKQPKVPDGKQGKVHLGSLLDDKPQVKAVRKAPGFGLGGKPAGGKPVGGKSSSGKPGGGKGGRRP, encoded by the coding sequence ATGACCTTCGCCACCCTCGGCCTGATCGATCCTCTCCTGCGCGCCCTCGACGGGCTCGGTTACCAGAACCCGACGGCGGTGCAGGCCCAGGCCATCCCCGCCGTGCTCAAGGGCCGCGACCTGCTGGCCGCCGCCCAGACCGGCACCGGCAAGACCGCCGGTTTCGCCCTGCCGCTGCTGCAGAAGCTGTTGCAGGAAGGCCCGCAGGTGGCGGCCAACTCCATTCGCGCGCTGGTGCTGGTGCCGACCCGCGAGCTGGCGGAGCAGGTGCACGAGAGCTTCCGCGCCTACGGCCAGCACGTGCCGCTGCGCACCGCCGTGGCCTACGGCGGGGTCAGCATCAACCCGCAGATGATGAAGCTGCGCAAAGGCGTCGACGTGCTGGTGGCGACTCCCGGCCGCCTGCTCGACCTCTATCGGCAGAACGCCCTGAAGTTCACCCAGCTCCAGGCCCTGGTGCTGGACGAAGCCGACCGCATGCTCGACCTGGGCTTCGCCCGCGAGTTGGATGAAGTCTTCGCCGCGCTGCCCAAGCGCCGGCAGACGCTGCTGTTCTCCGCGACCTTCTCCGACGCCATCCGCCAGATGGCGCGCAATCTGCTGCGCGACCCGCTGACCATCGACGTGGCGCCGCGCAACACGGCGGCCAGGACGGTGAAGCAGCATCTGGTCACGGTGGACAAGAAGCGCAAGGCTGAACTCTTCCTGCACCTGCTGCGCGAGCAGGGTTGGCGCCAGGCGCTGGTGTTCGCCAAGACCCGCAAGGGCGTCGACGAACTGGTCGGCCTGTTGCAGCAGGAGGGCATACGCGCCGACTCGATCCACGGCGACAAGCCGCAGCCGGCGCGCCTGCGCGCCCTGGCGCGGTTCAAGGCCGGCGAGGTGGACTTCCTGATCGCCACCGACGTCGCCGCCCGCGGCCTGGACATCGAGGAGATGCCGCTGGTGGTCAACTTCGACCTGCCCATCGTCCCCGAGGACTACGTGCACCGCATCGGCCGTACTGGCCGCGCCGGCGCCACGGGGCAGGCGATCTCGCTGGTCTGTGCTGACGAAGTACAGCAACTGGCGGCCATCGAGACGCTGATCGGCCAGACCCTTCAGCGCCGCGACGAGGACGGCTTCGAGCCCGACCACCGGGTGCCGGTCACCGCGCCGGGCGGCCAGGTGCTGAAGAAGCCGAAGAAGCCCAAGCAACCCAAGGTGCCGGACGGCAAGCAGGGCAAGGTGCACCTGGGCTCGCTGCTGGATGACAAGCCGCAGGTCAAGGCGGTGCGCAAGGCGCCGGGGTTCGGGCTCGGTGGTAAACCGGCCGGCGGCAAGCCCGTCGGCGGAAAGTCGTCTTCTGGCAAGCCGGGTGGCGGCAAGGGCGGTCGCCGCCCGTGA
- a CDS encoding NYN domain-containing protein — protein MKSIALFADVQNLYYTVRQAYGCHFNYAALWAELSAQGSIVQAYAYAIDRGDARQQQFQQILRKLGFTVKLKPYIQRADGSAKGDWDVGITIDILDAAPKVDEIVLASGDGDFDLLLDRVRAGGTDATAYGVPGLTAQALIRAASRYVPIEGALLLRS, from the coding sequence TTGAAGTCCATCGCCCTGTTCGCCGACGTGCAGAACCTCTACTACACCGTGCGTCAGGCCTACGGCTGCCACTTCAACTACGCGGCCCTGTGGGCCGAGCTGAGCGCCCAGGGCAGCATCGTCCAGGCTTACGCCTATGCCATCGACCGGGGCGATGCCAGGCAGCAGCAGTTTCAGCAGATCCTGCGCAAGCTCGGCTTCACCGTGAAGCTCAAGCCCTACATCCAGCGCGCCGATGGCTCGGCCAAGGGCGACTGGGACGTGGGTATCACCATCGACATTCTCGACGCCGCGCCCAAGGTAGACGAGATCGTCCTGGCCTCCGGCGACGGTGATTTCGACCTGCTGCTCGACCGCGTCCGTGCCGGCGGCACCGACGCCACCGCCTATGGCGTGCCGGGCCTCACCGCCCAGGCGCTGATCCGCGCGGCCAGCCGCTACGTGCCTATCGAAGGCGCGCTGCTGCTGCGTTCCTGA
- the hrpB gene encoding ATP-dependent helicase HrpB, translating into MNALPIDSVLPELRQALAARHEVVLEAPPGAGKTTRVPLALLDEPWLAGQSILMLEPRRLAARAAAERLAAELGEKVGETVGYRIRLDSRVGPKTRIEVVTEGILARRLQDDPALDGVGLVIFDEFHERSLDADLALALTLNGRALLRDEPALKVLVMSATLEGERLSALLDDAPVVRSEGRMFPVDIRWGRPWQAGEFIEPRVVQTVQQALADECGSLLVFLPGQAEIRRVAEQLGEALAGRPEILICPLHGELDLDAQRAAIEPAPAGKRKVVLATNIAETSLTIDGVRVVVDAGLARVPRFDPGSGMTRLDTQRISRASATQRAGRAGRLEPGACYRLWSEAQHDQLPAYGTAEILQADLAGLALQLARWGVAPQELAWLDLPPAAAYAQALDLLERLGALASRAGGGSLTPHGQAMAEVPAHPRIAHLLLRGHALGLGALACDLAALLGERDILRGNDADLHHRIALLAGEQNAPRASRGAVQRVRQLSRQFKGYLRGPAREVVSDPDHPRWLGGLLAFAYPDRIARQRRAGGGEYRLANGRAAQFGEPDALMKEPWLVIADLGSRQGQREERIYLAAALEPALFESILAEQVSVHDELDWDEREGVLRAERQRKVGELVLATEALPSLDEEARSRALLGLVRRKGLELLPWTPELRQWQARVALLRRLDIEGKGESEWPDVSDAALLDSLEDWLLPYLGKVSRLAHFANLELAGILHAVLPWPLPQRLDELAPRTLQVPSGSNIRLDYTESPPVLAVRLQELFGLADTPRIANGRVAVKLHLLSPAQRPVQVTQDLANFWRSTYAEVKKDLKGRYPKHYWPDDPLIAEPTARAKPRKG; encoded by the coding sequence ATGAACGCCCTTCCCATCGACAGCGTCCTCCCCGAGTTGCGCCAGGCACTGGCCGCGCGCCACGAGGTGGTGCTGGAAGCGCCACCCGGCGCGGGCAAGACCACCCGCGTGCCGCTGGCGCTGCTCGATGAGCCATGGCTGGCCGGGCAGTCGATCCTGATGCTGGAGCCGCGCCGCCTGGCCGCCCGCGCCGCCGCCGAGCGCCTGGCCGCCGAGCTGGGCGAGAAGGTCGGCGAAACCGTTGGCTACCGTATCCGCCTCGACAGCAGGGTCGGCCCGAAGACGCGCATTGAAGTGGTCACCGAAGGCATCCTCGCCCGTCGCCTGCAGGACGACCCGGCGCTGGACGGCGTCGGCCTGGTGATCTTCGACGAATTCCACGAACGCAGCCTCGACGCGGATCTGGCCCTGGCGCTGACCCTCAACGGCCGCGCACTGCTGCGCGACGAGCCGGCGCTGAAGGTGCTGGTGATGTCCGCGACGCTCGAAGGTGAGCGCCTGTCCGCGTTGCTCGACGACGCCCCGGTGGTGCGCAGCGAGGGCCGCATGTTCCCGGTGGATATCCGCTGGGGCCGGCCTTGGCAGGCCGGCGAATTCATCGAACCGCGCGTGGTGCAGACGGTACAGCAGGCGCTGGCCGACGAGTGCGGCAGCCTGCTGGTGTTCCTGCCCGGCCAGGCGGAGATTCGCCGGGTGGCCGAGCAACTGGGCGAGGCGCTGGCCGGTCGCCCGGAAATCCTGATCTGTCCCCTGCATGGCGAGCTCGATCTCGACGCCCAGCGCGCCGCCATCGAGCCCGCGCCGGCGGGCAAACGCAAGGTGGTGCTGGCGACCAACATCGCCGAGACCAGCCTGACCATCGACGGTGTGCGCGTCGTGGTGGATGCCGGGCTGGCGCGGGTGCCGCGCTTCGATCCGGGCAGCGGCATGACCCGCCTGGATACCCAGCGCATCTCCCGCGCCTCCGCCACCCAGCGCGCCGGCCGGGCCGGGCGACTGGAGCCTGGCGCCTGCTACCGGCTGTGGTCCGAAGCCCAGCACGACCAACTGCCGGCCTATGGCACGGCGGAAATCCTCCAGGCTGATCTCGCCGGATTGGCCCTGCAACTGGCGCGCTGGGGCGTCGCCCCGCAGGAGCTGGCCTGGCTCGACCTGCCGCCGGCGGCCGCTTATGCACAGGCGCTCGATTTGCTGGAGCGCCTGGGCGCGCTGGCCTCCCGCGCCGGCGGCGGCAGCCTGACGCCCCACGGCCAGGCCATGGCCGAGGTGCCGGCGCACCCGCGCATCGCCCATCTGCTGCTGCGCGGCCATGCGCTGGGGCTGGGCGCGCTGGCCTGCGATCTCGCCGCGCTGCTCGGCGAGCGTGACATCCTGCGTGGCAACGACGCCGACCTGCACCACCGCATCGCCCTGCTGGCCGGCGAGCAGAATGCCCCGCGCGCCAGTCGCGGTGCGGTGCAGCGGGTGCGGCAGCTGTCCCGGCAGTTCAAGGGCTACCTGCGTGGCCCGGCCCGCGAGGTGGTGAGCGATCCCGATCATCCCCGTTGGCTCGGCGGCCTGCTGGCATTCGCCTACCCGGACCGCATTGCCCGCCAACGCCGCGCCGGCGGTGGCGAATACCGCCTGGCCAACGGCCGCGCTGCGCAGTTCGGCGAGCCGGACGCGCTGATGAAGGAGCCCTGGCTGGTGATCGCCGACCTGGGCAGCCGACAGGGCCAGCGCGAGGAGCGCATATACCTGGCGGCGGCGTTGGAGCCGGCATTGTTCGAGTCGATCCTGGCCGAGCAGGTCAGCGTCCACGACGAATTGGACTGGGACGAGCGCGAAGGCGTGCTGCGCGCCGAGCGCCAGCGCAAGGTCGGCGAGCTGGTGCTGGCCACGGAAGCCTTGCCCTCGCTCGACGAGGAGGCCCGCAGCCGCGCATTGCTCGGACTGGTGCGGCGCAAGGGCCTGGAGCTGCTGCCGTGGACGCCGGAACTGCGCCAGTGGCAGGCGCGGGTCGCGCTGCTGCGGCGACTGGATATCGAGGGCAAGGGCGAGAGCGAGTGGCCGGACGTCAGCGATGCGGCCCTGCTGGATTCGCTGGAGGACTGGCTGCTGCCGTACCTGGGCAAGGTTTCGCGGCTGGCGCACTTCGCCAACCTGGAGCTGGCCGGGATTCTCCATGCCGTGCTGCCCTGGCCGCTGCCGCAACGATTGGACGAGCTGGCGCCGCGTACCTTGCAGGTGCCGTCTGGTTCAAATATTCGCCTGGACTACACCGAGTCCCCACCAGTGCTCGCGGTTCGACTGCAGGAGCTGTTCGGCCTGGCCGACACGCCGCGCATCGCCAATGGCCGGGTGGCGGTGAAGCTGCACCTGCTGTCGCCGGCGCAGCGGCCGGTGCAGGTGACCCAGGACCTGGCCAACTTCTGGCGCAGCACCTATGCCGAGGTGAAGAAGGACCTGAAGGGACGCTATCCGAAGCATTACTGGCCGGATGATCCGCTGATCGCCGAGCCGACGGCGAGGGCGAAGCCGCGCAAGGGGTGA
- a CDS encoding LuxR C-terminal-related transcriptional regulator, with product MRHKELKAWTGGVAHLLPLAPGRPRLLGLSQWLQQVCAVDNFVLFVYEGNHRPLDLFDTFPADVRHVYVEDYQVGPYLLDPFYLACTRNQAPGLWRLRQFAPDHFYLGEYYQTYYQQTGLTEEIAFFVDLADGATAVLSLMRKTSSPAYSRDEMQLLECARPVVEQVVREAWELRRAQPRPAQDLDYQIREAFDQFGAQVLTAREQEIVQLLLRGHSSASVAEQLDISPGTVKIHRKNIYAKLGIGSQSELLGLFIRELAGRDAAGGMLAVG from the coding sequence ATGCGCCACAAGGAACTCAAAGCCTGGACCGGCGGAGTCGCCCATTTGCTCCCGCTGGCCCCCGGTCGTCCGCGTCTGCTCGGCCTCAGCCAATGGCTGCAACAGGTCTGCGCGGTGGATAACTTCGTGCTCTTCGTCTACGAAGGCAACCACCGGCCGCTGGACCTGTTCGACACCTTCCCGGCCGATGTCCGCCACGTCTATGTCGAGGACTACCAGGTCGGCCCCTACCTGCTCGATCCCTTCTACCTCGCCTGCACGCGCAACCAGGCACCGGGGCTATGGCGTCTGCGCCAGTTCGCACCGGACCACTTCTACCTGGGCGAGTACTACCAGACCTACTACCAGCAGACCGGCCTGACCGAGGAGATCGCCTTCTTCGTCGATCTGGCCGACGGCGCCACGGCGGTGCTCTCGCTGATGCGCAAGACCTCCAGCCCCGCCTACAGCCGCGACGAGATGCAGTTGCTGGAGTGCGCGCGCCCGGTGGTCGAGCAGGTGGTGCGCGAGGCCTGGGAGCTGCGGCGTGCGCAACCGCGCCCGGCGCAGGACCTGGACTACCAGATCCGTGAGGCCTTCGACCAGTTCGGCGCCCAGGTGCTCACCGCCCGCGAGCAGGAAATCGTCCAGCTGCTGCTGCGCGGCCACTCCAGCGCCTCGGTGGCGGAGCAGTTGGACATCAGCCCCGGCACGGTGAAGATCCACCGCAAGAACATCTACGCCAAGCTCGGTATCGGCAGCCAGTCGGAGCTGCTCGGGCTGTTCATCCGCGAGCTGGCGGGGCGGGATGCGGCGGGTGGGATGCTTGCGGTGGGCTAA
- a CDS encoding bifunctional lytic transglycosylase/amino acid ABC transporter substrate-binding protein, giving the protein MLFRRIAWLIAWLIAMLFCLHASASDLPTLANRLPRPLPVLDVGYYEFPPYTYTAPDGSTRGSGADLVRRILLKAGYRANFRSLPSARLYLGLQDGSVQLWAGAPGKPELVGSTLECERTLGHVDLNLYRLPSHAAPRLPQGLTGSRIILISGYSYWKPITDLLDDPHLKLELHRTSTHVAALQMLERDRGDYLIDYQAPVEQARRELNMAPLAFDTLYSVPTKLIVSRHAPDAERLREQLDHAYDELQAAGYEMQLP; this is encoded by the coding sequence ATGCTTTTTCGCCGTATCGCCTGGCTGATCGCCTGGCTGATCGCCATGCTGTTCTGCCTACACGCCAGCGCCAGTGACCTCCCGACCCTGGCCAACCGCCTGCCGCGCCCGCTGCCGGTGCTGGACGTCGGCTACTACGAATTCCCGCCCTACACCTACACCGCCCCGGATGGCAGTACCCGCGGCAGCGGCGCCGACCTGGTCCGGCGCATCCTGCTCAAGGCCGGCTACCGCGCCAACTTCCGCTCGCTGCCCAGCGCGCGCCTGTACCTCGGTCTGCAGGACGGCAGCGTACAGCTGTGGGCCGGCGCCCCCGGTAAGCCCGAGCTGGTCGGCAGTACGCTTGAGTGCGAGCGCACGCTCGGCCACGTCGACCTCAACCTCTACCGACTGCCATCACACGCCGCGCCTCGACTGCCGCAGGGCCTGACCGGCAGCCGAATCATCCTGATCAGCGGCTACAGCTACTGGAAGCCGATCACCGACCTGCTGGACGACCCGCACCTGAAACTGGAGCTGCACCGCACCAGCACCCATGTGGCGGCGCTGCAGATGCTCGAGCGCGACCGCGGCGATTACCTCATCGATTACCAGGCGCCTGTGGAGCAGGCCCGAAGGGAGCTGAACATGGCGCCGCTGGCCTTCGACACCCTGTACAGCGTGCCGACCAAGCTGATCGTCTCCCGCCACGCGCCCGATGCCGAACGGCTGCGCGAACAACTGGACCACGCCTACGACGAGTTGCAGGCAGCGGGATATGAAATGCAGTTGCCGTAG
- a CDS encoding endonuclease/exonuclease/phosphatase family protein: MNLSLPRRILFLLLILLLLAATAGAWLLAWRPAEREAVAAQCRAPAPQLQPGQMLKVMTWNVQYLAGKRYIFWDDLPDTVGPDDKPSAEDIAYSLDEVVRVIREEAPDIVLLQEVDDGAAATGKQDQQALIGDRLTDLYPCSTAAFDWKARFDPNPHVFGSAGRKLVTFSRFQIAGGERIALPQRSSIPLLRLFAPQPALLQSTLPIRGGGQLTVINTRLERPNGDDTPQRQVEALEAHLNALQTTGSPWLLGGDLGLLPLGQYPYLPEVLRAPYRANSELNLLAARYPVIPAVQESSGAEQAQWYTHFPNDPRVHNPDRTLDYLFYSPRLSRLDASVRRNDTLRISNHLPLNGRFLLPH; this comes from the coding sequence ATGAACCTCTCGCTGCCACGCCGCATCCTGTTCCTGCTGCTCATCCTCCTGCTACTCGCCGCTACCGCCGGCGCCTGGCTGCTGGCCTGGCGTCCCGCCGAACGAGAGGCGGTGGCCGCGCAATGCCGCGCACCGGCGCCGCAGCTGCAACCAGGGCAGATGCTCAAGGTGATGACCTGGAACGTCCAGTACCTGGCCGGCAAGCGCTACATCTTCTGGGACGACCTGCCCGACACCGTCGGCCCGGACGACAAACCCAGCGCCGAAGACATCGCTTACAGCCTCGACGAGGTGGTGCGGGTGATCCGCGAGGAAGCGCCGGACATCGTGCTGCTGCAGGAGGTCGACGATGGCGCGGCGGCTACTGGCAAGCAGGACCAGCAGGCACTGATCGGCGACCGCCTGACCGACCTCTACCCCTGCTCCACCGCCGCCTTCGACTGGAAGGCGCGCTTCGATCCCAACCCTCACGTGTTCGGCAGCGCCGGGCGCAAGCTGGTGACCTTCAGCCGCTTCCAGATCGCCGGCGGCGAGCGCATCGCCCTGCCGCAGCGTTCGTCGATCCCACTGCTACGCCTGTTCGCCCCGCAACCCGCGTTGCTGCAAAGCACGCTGCCGATCCGCGGCGGCGGCCAGCTCACGGTGATCAATACCCGCCTGGAGCGTCCCAACGGCGACGACACCCCGCAGCGCCAGGTCGAAGCCCTGGAAGCCCACCTCAACGCCCTGCAGACCACCGGCAGCCCCTGGCTGCTGGGCGGCGACCTCGGCCTGCTGCCGCTGGGCCAGTACCCTTACCTGCCCGAGGTGCTGCGCGCGCCCTACCGCGCCAACAGCGAGCTGAACCTGCTGGCGGCGCGCTACCCGGTGATCCCGGCGGTGCAGGAATCCAGCGGCGCCGAGCAGGCGCAGTGGTACACCCACTTCCCCAACGACCCGCGCGTGCACAACCCTGACCGCACCCTCGACTACCTGTTCTACAGCCCCCGCCTGAGCCGCCTCGACGCCAGCGTGCGGCGCAACGACACCCTGCGCATCTCCAACCACCTGCCGCTCAACGGGCGCTTCCTGCTGCCGCACTGA
- a CDS encoding DUF2076 family protein, with amino-acid sequence MNSEEQSLIDGLFARLRDAEAQTAPRDAQAEAQINRHLVQQPAAPYYMAQAMLIQEAAIKRLDQRVKELEAQAKESRPSSGGFLAGLFGGGQSQEPRPAQTQQRPDGWGQTRFSQPGGSAGYASNPNDFRPAQPAQAAPQGGGFLRGALQTAAGVAGGVMVADLLTSMFHHNQPQEIVEVIQEQAPVQPEPSNFDDSLGEGDRYADNGDNYSDGDDTSFFDDDGDMFS; translated from the coding sequence ATGAATTCCGAAGAGCAATCCCTGATCGATGGTCTGTTCGCCCGCCTACGCGACGCCGAGGCGCAGACCGCGCCGCGCGACGCCCAGGCCGAGGCACAGATCAACCGGCATCTGGTGCAGCAGCCGGCGGCGCCTTATTACATGGCCCAGGCGATGCTGATCCAGGAAGCGGCGATCAAGCGCCTGGATCAGCGCGTCAAGGAACTGGAAGCCCAGGCGAAGGAGAGCCGTCCGAGCAGCGGCGGCTTCCTCGCCGGCCTGTTCGGCGGTGGCCAGAGCCAGGAGCCGCGCCCGGCGCAAACCCAGCAGCGCCCAGACGGCTGGGGGCAGACGCGTTTCTCCCAGCCCGGCGGCAGCGCCGGTTACGCCAGCAATCCCAACGACTTCCGCCCGGCCCAGCCTGCCCAGGCCGCGCCCCAGGGCGGCGGTTTCCTGCGCGGCGCGCTGCAGACCGCGGCGGGCGTGGCCGGCGGCGTGATGGTGGCGGACCTGCTGACCAGCATGTTCCACCACAACCAGCCGCAGGAAATCGTCGAGGTGATCCAGGAGCAGGCGCCGGTGCAGCCGGAGCCGTCGAACTTCGATGACTCGCTGGGCGAAGGCGATCGCTACGCCGACAACGGCGACAACTACAGCGATGGCGATGACACCAGTTTCTTCGACGACGACGGCGACATGTTCAGCTGA
- a CDS encoding SDR family oxidoreductase: MPRKLFTHQAYRHKVVLVTGGCSGIGRALALRFAQAGSHLVILDLDQAALDSLVQHLREHHNIEALGLRCDIADAEAVRRCIALAIERFGGIDVLVNNAGITHRSQFADTDLTVFQRVMAVNFYGALHCTQAALPSLLARRGQIVVLSSLTGFAPLLYRSAYNASKHALHGLFDTLRMELDGTGVAITLACPGFTATDLRKNALVGDGSVIRQPAVVLGAEVASPRDVAEAIYQGALRRKRLLVLSNVNWRARVLARFFPRLFEKLLVPKMSGLKPGH, from the coding sequence ATGCCGCGCAAGCTCTTCACCCATCAGGCCTATCGGCACAAGGTGGTGCTGGTCACCGGCGGCTGCTCGGGGATCGGCCGTGCCCTGGCGTTGCGCTTCGCCCAGGCCGGCTCGCACCTGGTGATCCTCGACCTCGATCAGGCGGCGCTGGACAGCCTGGTCCAGCACCTGCGCGAGCACCACAACATCGAGGCGCTCGGCCTGCGCTGCGACATTGCCGACGCCGAGGCGGTGCGCCGCTGCATAGCGCTGGCCATCGAGCGCTTCGGCGGCATCGACGTGCTGGTGAACAACGCCGGCATCACCCACCGCAGCCAGTTCGCCGACACGGACCTGACGGTGTTCCAGCGGGTCATGGCGGTGAATTTCTATGGCGCGCTGCACTGCACCCAGGCGGCGTTGCCCAGCCTGCTGGCGCGGCGCGGGCAGATCGTCGTGCTCAGCTCGCTGACCGGCTTCGCGCCGCTGCTCTACCGCAGCGCCTACAACGCCAGCAAGCATGCGCTGCACGGGCTGTTCGACACGCTGCGCATGGAGCTCGACGGCACGGGCGTGGCGATCACCCTGGCCTGCCCTGGCTTCACCGCCACCGACCTGCGCAAGAACGCGCTGGTGGGCGACGGCTCGGTGATCCGCCAGCCGGCGGTGGTACTGGGCGCCGAAGTAGCCTCGCCGCGCGACGTGGCCGAGGCCATCTACCAGGGTGCGCTGCGCCGCAAGCGGCTGCTGGTGCTGTCCAACGTCAACTGGCGGGCGCGGGTGCTGGCCAGGTTCTTCCCGCGGCTGTTCGAGAAGCTGCTGGTGCCGAAGATGTCGGGGCTCAAGCCGGGGCATTGA